Genomic DNA from Solanum dulcamara chromosome 4, daSolDulc1.2, whole genome shotgun sequence:
GAAAAAATGAATCCAAGTACATCTGAATTCTGGGCTGTGGAGCTGTCTGTTGGGAAAGGCCTCTATCTAATGCGCTTGCCCTGTATTTAACCCATTATATTTGCTTCCACAGTTGGATAGATGAAATATTCTAGCTTGGTATCCTGTTAATTTTCCTTGGATCTCTTGTTGCAGTCAaaggaaaaaaatcaaattcctAAGAAGAGAGTTTCTAACACTACGGTGCCAACTGACCCGGATTTTGTCGACGATGATGTCGCCTTAATGCAGGTGACATATATTATTATTCAGTCTTATTAACATGCATACATATATAAAAACAGAGAGATACATCTGCATCACCCTTATGTGGGAGGCTGAATAAAACATTGCCTTGCCATTAAGTCTGCAGCTTTCCATCAGGCATCCAACAGTAATGTATTTATTTGTCTATATGCAGGCTATTGCTTTGTCACTACAAGATTCTGCAGGTTTTCTGAATCTTGCAGATATAGTGCCTATGCAAGGCACTGATGCCGATTCCACTAAATCAGACAGCAGCCAAAAGGCTTCTTTGAAAAAGGTCAGTAACGAAAAAGCTTCTTTGAAAAAGGCCAGTAACGAAAAAGAAGTAGGTACCTGCAATCAGAAAGATGCTACTGGTaaaaggaagagaaaacaaCAGGTATGTTTTATCATTTACTTTACtaaatcaatgaaaattttgaaactttCTCATACTCCTTCCTCTATACTTATGTACTTTACAATTGTTTTCAGCAGACAAGAAATCGAGTGCAGATGACTGAGGATAACTTGATTATGCATTTCTTTCAGTTTGATGGTAATGCTAAGTCTGCTTATAAGGTTTCATCTTGTACTTGTGAAAGTGATAAGCTATACTGTTTTTGGTCAACAATACTGTAAATCTTTATCTGATGTCACATGTACTTCTAGCATGTTCTAGCATCATTTTTTTGGCTCGCTGTTCTAGATTGATTGTATATGCCCATTTATTAGTTGGTACTCTCTCACAGAAGCTGGAAAAGGGAGTATAAGTTTCAGAGATCTACGGAAAATGGCAGTTTCCCATGATTTTACATGGTCAGATGAGGACATGGCAAATATGATTCGTTGTTTTGATTCTAATGGAGATGGAAAGGTACTTCTTTCCTTCTATTTTTGGGTTTAAAAAAGTATTCCCTATTCAATGAAGACCTAAGTGTTTGATAAGATTCAATATAGAACAGATCATGGAGAAGTAGTGCTACTAGTACCGAATTTTTATGGCTCTCATGCTTGTGTTGAATGTAGACAAGTCAAAGCAAATAATCATAAACTAGCCACTGGGGCACACTCGACAAGTGTTTAgtgtttgaatatactaaatattaattgcatatattatattttatggattttatcaCCCAACTTTAAGGAATGAATCCAAAAAAATGATAAAGTTACTAccataagttagaaagttgaaaccttctttttttattttgtataactGTGGTGTCCGGTTCAACTTGCACATACCACGACTAATTGCTCGGGTTACCTGCTATCCTCCACCAACACAGATATCGGGTAACTATGTACACCAAGGCGTGGACAAATAGAAGAAATCATCTAGTGTTTTTTGCCTCCACTGGATTTGAATTTGAGACCTCATGTTTGTCAACACACTTCGTTTACCACTGGGCCACATCTTTGGGTGCTAATACCACCTTTTATACAAGGGAAGTACAATATGTAACTCCCATGGTTTTTGTTCCTTGTTGCTACACTTATTTTATACATTGCtattttgttgtttctttttctttcttatttccTGAGTTGGTTACATTTCTTTGAGCTGAAGGTCTATCCGAAACAGCATCTACCCCATAaaggtagaggtaaggtctTCGTACATCCTATCTTTCCCAGGCCCCACCTGTGGGATTACAtagggtatgttgttgttgttatggttTTTGTTCCTTGGACACCAAACCATGTAGGTTACTATGAAGTGTTTGGGATATGAAAGATATTGACCATAAAACGcacaaaaaaatagtttttttgatacgttaaaattgacaaataaaaataaaagtttatttttaaaatattggagAAATAAACGGAGAGAGTACTAGTAATAAAAATACTACAAAGTTACTATGAAGTGTTTGGGGCTTTATAGATTAGTTGGAAAGATTAAGTACTGTGGAGGTAGTCTATCAATCATCTGCAactgaaaaggaaaaaaagtggCTTATTCTGTTTGgtgttttgatgaaaaaaattcCATGAACTTCAGTGGCAAAAAGCCAAAAACTCACTTAGAAACCTGAACAGTTATTTGTGGCCATTTTTATTTGGGTTCTTTTGGTGTAGCTATAATGTTATTTCATAAGTGCTGTTTACCAAGATCACAAAATGATGACAATATCATTTTTACTTATAGGATCGACCACTATCTGCCCTCAAATGTCTGTTTTAAAAGCTGTATGCTTTTTTAAGTTGGGTTCGTGTTTTCTCTTAGTACTTTCTACCTTTTGATACGGCATATTGCAGTTGAGCCTGGATGATTTTCGCAAGATTGTGGTCAGATGTAATATGATACAAGGTTCTCAAGATGCTCGTTAATGATGCATCCAAAGAGCACTTAAATCTTCTTAAGAAATAGAGGACTTTATGTCATATTGGACATGACTGACTTAGACTTCATGCTACTGACAGCGAGAAGGGAAATTGTAACTAAGAAGTTGACACCGTGAAATAGAAGGTACTCAGAATCTCGCACAAGATAAATTGACACTTGCAACGGGTTCAAATAATGGTTTTCGAGCTTGGATTCAGAAGAAAAGTGATATAATGGCTTTTGTTAAGAATGGAAAGAAAAGAAGGGTAGtctatttttatatgtatatattagtaCAGTAGTTAGTTTTTTCACTTCTTCCAGCTAGCATGTTTTCTTCAAGAAGATGATCCACTGGATATTGGAATGGGATGACCTCACATTAACTTTCTGTTCATAGATGATCATATCCTCCATTAATTGTATGTAACCAGTGATTCTTGTTTGGTTATCCTTCTTGAGAGAGGAGTTTTGCTCATTCTTCTATATGCATTATTGTGTAAACATATCAATGCCCCTTCAAATTTGATGTAATTGTTAGTTTATCGCATCTTACTATAATAGAGTATATTAGTCTGTGAGCCAATTTTATCTTCTATGGCTCGAGTTATCAGATTCAGTCCATCTTCATTTTTGGGGTTAGTTTGTAGGTTGCTGCTTTTTTCTCAGTCAATCATTGAACTAATTGGCCACTTGTTTGAATCCATCTCTATCCATTCTGCTCAATTCTATATAAAGATTGTTTTCCCTCTTAACGATAATAATTGAAAAGCTTACAAGCTTTGAGCTAAATTTTGTGCAATACTTAATCTAGTCTTGCTGGGGACTGATAAGTTTACCAATCAATCCTACCAGAATGAACTAATAACTCCCTTTACTCCTAGCAGCTCTGTACCATTTTCAAGTTTGTCCGCTTGTTTTGTTTATTAAATGAGATTCAAATTCTTACATCATTGGCATCTGGTCATATGTTTATAATATATCCTACTCGAGGAAGACAAATCAACACAGGTAACCATGGGTGTGTTACATATAATGTCCCGTTATGACACAGTGAAATTATCTATCTTGGAGAATTTACAGGTAAACCATCACCGATAACTCTTCATGTCAGTCGCCTAATTGTTTCACCCCAGAAACCTCAAAAAAGTCTTCAAGCCAACTTCTATCAAGTTTATCTCTCCCACAGTCATGTAGTATCATTGGCATACCGGTCTGTCGGAGTCAACATTTACTCGGTAGTGAAGTGTATTGTTGGCTGATAATAATTGCTGCAGTTTATATGTACAgattttcatatgcatacacAAATACACAATAGCAATATTCATGATATGTATGAACCTGCTTCTTTAGAAAAAGGCTATCCATCATCACCATTAAGCCATGGTATATACGCCTAAGTCAGACTGTGAAGTTCAGAAACCAGAAAATTGCACGACTTGCGAGGATGAAATCTCAAGAAATAAGGTTGTAATTGTAAAATGTAAAACTAGTCTACGTAAATCCAAGCCATAACTATTGGTGGACGGACAAACACTAGCTGCAGTCACAAGGTCCATAATCAGGAAGTATACTTAATTGGCAAACTAAAATGTCTCCTTCACATGTTGGCAAAGGATGTCAAATGCAGTTAAGTCACACGATGATACTCCCGAGCTCAGGCATTACAAAAACAGATTAAAACCTGTCTTGTACATTTTTAAGTCAACCAGACAACTAATGATACAAAGCTTTACCGGATTAGTCACCCTTTTCTTCAAGGTTCTAGAATTTTTTAAACACTTGGTTGCACTGACGATGTAGCAGCAATCTCTCTTAGCCATTATGTCTTCTTGAGAAGATAGCCGAGAATGAGGCCTAGCAGtccaacaataataacatacatAAATGGGATTCCACCACGACTTCTGCTACTTTCTCGCCTCAATAACTCCTGCACCCAACAAGGTTCGTTAAGTTTAACGATAACATTCAAAAGGTCAAAATGAGTTTCTTGCAGCGCTAACGAAGGCAAAGATGCTACTCAGTTCCATCTCAAAACATTTTTCCAATACAATTTCAGTTCAAGAAATAGTGACTTCAAAATGCAGTAGCCTGACATTTATCTTATAAGCGCAGTAACAAAAATAGCAATTAATCAATTCATTgccaaaataatgaaaatatctCACTCTCTAACCCACCCTTAATGGTAGATTTCAGTCATTTCAGGAAACATTAACTGATGACGAGGTTGTCTAATTATCTCCCTTTTTCAGGTCCAATGCACTGCTTATCAAGCTATAGCATCATTTCCCCCAATAAAAATAGACGTTTGATCACACTCGAATTAAAGGAAGAAGGCTGTGTTTTCATCCATGTCACTAAAAGAAAAAGGCAATGCTTACATATAGCAAGTAATCCAGCCTTATCCAATTGGAGAGGCGTGCAGTTATCAAACAAAGGAAACAACATATTTAATTCAAGATAGCAAAAATCAACCAGGAAGACAAATAAAACAAAGGAGGCTTGCCTCATCAGTGCAGGAAGGTTAGCAAGTAATCCAGCCTAATCCAATTGGAGAGGCGTGCAGTTATCAAACAAAGGAAACAACATATTTAATTCAAGATAGCAAAAATCAACCAGGAAGACAAATAAAACAGAGGCTTGCCTCATCAGTGCAGGAAGGTTATACAGTGGCTTGGCCAACTAACAGAATGGCTATCCTATGCATGTGTACAGACCTTAAGACCCATTTAGGTAGTAAACATATCTGACCATGTCAGTAGAAACATCTTATTTCTCTCAATCACCCTCTTTTTGAGAGAAAGGTAATTGTATTACAAGGCCAGCACCAATAAGGTGCTGAACAATTACAGGTCAGTAAAAAGCAAAAGGAGAATCCA
This window encodes:
- the LOC129886709 gene encoding uncharacterized protein LOC129886709 isoform X4, which codes for MEKSNVSDSESEERNSDSKDSPVEPQGTGKLTDYEKQRMKRIEENRARMEAMGLQKMATSLMGSSQKTQKKGKDRKGKKKVIDEDEDYEPEKSEDLSCDTGEDDDVDFEVSMLKKSKEKNQIPKKRVSNTTVPTDPDFVDDDVALMQAIALSLQDSAGFLNLADIVPMQGTDADSTKSDSSQKASLKKVSNEKASLKKASNEKEVGTCNQKDATGKRKRKQQQTRNRVQMTEDNLIMHFFQFDEAGKGSISFRDLRKMAVSHDFTWSDEDMANMIRCFDSNGDGKDRPLSALKCLF
- the LOC129886709 gene encoding uncharacterized protein LOC129886709 isoform X2, yielding MEKSNVSDSESEERNSDSKDSPVEPQGTGKLTDYEKQRMKRIEENRARMEAMGLQKMATSLMGSSQKTQKKGKDRKGKKKVIDEDEDYEPEKSEDLSCDTGEDDDVDFEVSMLKKSKEKNQIPKKRVSNTTVPTDPDFVDDDVALMQAIALSLQDSAGFLNLADIVPMQGTDADSTKSDSSQKASLKKVSNEKASLKKASNEKEVGTCNQKDATGKRKRKQQTRNRVQMTEDNLIMHFFQFDEAGKGSISFRDLRKMAVSHDFTWSDEDMANMIRCFDSNGDGKLSLDDFRKIVVRCNMIQGSQDAR
- the LOC129886709 gene encoding uncharacterized protein LOC129886709 isoform X1, which produces MEKSNVSDSESEERNSDSKDSPVEPQGTGKLTDYEKQRMKRIEENRARMEAMGLQKMATSLMGSSQKTQKKGKDRKGKKKVIDEDEDYEPEKSEDLSCDTGEDDDVDFEVSMLKKSKEKNQIPKKRVSNTTVPTDPDFVDDDVALMQAIALSLQDSAGFLNLADIVPMQGTDADSTKSDSSQKASLKKVSNEKASLKKASNEKEVGTCNQKDATGKRKRKQQQTRNRVQMTEDNLIMHFFQFDEAGKGSISFRDLRKMAVSHDFTWSDEDMANMIRCFDSNGDGKLSLDDFRKIVVRCNMIQGSQDAR
- the LOC129886709 gene encoding uncharacterized protein LOC129886709 isoform X3, with amino-acid sequence MEKSNVSDSESEERNSDSKDSPVEPQGTGKLTDYEKQRMKRIEENRARMEAMGLQKMATSLMGSSQKTQKKGKDRKGKKKVIDEDEDYEPEKSEDLSCDTGEDDDVDFEVSMLKKSKEKNQIPKKRVSNTTVPTDPDFVDDDVALMQAIALSLQDSAGFLNLADIVPMQGTDADSTKSDSSQKASLKKVSNEKASLKKASNEKEVGTCNQKDATGKRKRKQQQTRNRVQMTEDNLIMHFFQFDEAGKGSISFRDLRKMAVSHDFTWSDEDMANMIRCFDSNGDGKISGNYVHQGVDK